ACCCGTTCCAGCGCCCGGCGGGCCCGCTGGCGGCGCTCCTGGACCGGCTCGCCGGCGTAAATCAACGGCAGCTCGACGTTGCTCACCGCATCGGTGCGGGGCAGCAAGTAAAAGCTTTGGAAGACGAAGCCGATCTCGCGCCCGCGAATGGATGCCAGGGCGTCGTCGTCGAGATCGTGCACCGCCTGACCGCGCAGCTGGTAGGTCCCTTGGGTGGGCGTGTCGAGACAGCCCAGCAGGTGCATGAGAGTGGATTTGCCGCTGCCAGACGGGCCGGTGATGGCGAGGTACTCGCCGGAACGCACCTCCAGATCGATACCCGCCAGGGCGTGGACCTGGGAGCCTCCCAGATGGTAGGTGCGGTGCACTCCGGAGAGCTGAATCAGCGGCGAAGTCATTCGTAGCGCAAGCTTTCGATGGGGTCGAGGGCGGCGGCGCGGCGCGCCGGGTAGAGGCCGGAAGCGATGCCCACAGCCACCGCCACTCCCGCCGCCAGCAGGATGGAGCCGAGGGTCACCACCGTCGGCCAGCCGGCGGAGGCGGCGATGATGCGGCTGATGATGACTCCGAGCAGTATGCCGGCGAGGGCTCCGACGGCGCTCAGGGCAAAGGCCTCGGCGAGAAACTGGGTCAGCACATCCCGACGGCGGGCGCCCACGGCCCGGCGCACGCCGATCTCCCGGGTGCGCTCCAGGACCGTCGCCAGCAGCGTGTTCATGATGCCGATGCCGCCCACCAACAGGGAGATGCCGGCGATGCAACCCATCACCAGATTGAACAGGCGCTGAGTCTTGCGGCTCTGCTCCAGCAGCGCCTCGGGCACCACCAGCTGGTAGTCGTCCACCCCGGCATGGAGCCGTTGGAGCAGAGTGTCGATGGCGCGGGCGGCGGTGCGGGCGGCACCGGGCTCGGCGAGCTCCACCACCAGCTCGGAGAGGGGCGCCGCCACCGGATCCCGTTCGAATTTGCGGAGCGCCGTGCTCACCGGCACATAGACGGTGTCGGCGGTGGAGCTCACCGCCACCCCCTGGAAGCTGTCGCTCTCGGCTCCCTCCGGCGCCAACACTCCCACCACTTCGAGCCATACGTCGTTGACCTTGAGGAGCTGGCCCACCGCCTCGCCGTAGCCGAAGAGACGCTGGCGCACGCCGGGACCGATGACCCCGACCTGAGCGTGGTCGCGAATGTCCAGGGGATCGAGGAAGCGCCCTTCCTGAACCTGCAATCCGGCCAGCGCCGCGTGACCGTCGCCAACGCCGAAGACCGCCGCGTCGGTGACCGCTCCCTCGGCGACCACCGACCAGACGTCGATGGCGGCGCGGGGGGCTACCCGCTGCACCCCGGGCACGGCGTCGAGGATGGCCTCGGCGTCGCGCAAGGAGACGCCGACGGATTTGCGCCGCAGCTCCTCCGCCTCGTCGGGGTCCAGCACTTTGGCCCGAACCAGCACATTGTTGAGCCCCAGGCGCTCGACCATGGCCAGGGCCTCCGCCTCGGCACCGGCACCGATGGAGAGCATGGCGATGACC
The genomic region above belongs to Acidobacteriota bacterium and contains:
- a CDS encoding ABC transporter ATP-binding protein, with product MTSPLIQLSGVHRTYHLGGSQVHALAGIDLEVRSGEYLAITGPSGSGKSTLMHLLGCLDTPTQGTYQLRGQAVHDLDDDALASIRGREIGFVFQSFYLLPRTDAVSNVELPLIYAGEPVQERRQRARRALERVGLADRMDHRPAQLSGGQRQRVAIARALVNDPAILLADEPTGNLDTSTTEEILALLDQLHQAGATIIVVTHEADVAARAHRTVELRDGKVVADG
- a CDS encoding ABC transporter permease gives rise to the protein MSFLEALRLALDSLAGHKLRSGLTMLGIVFGVGAVIAMLSIGAGAEAEALAMVERLGLNNVLVRAKVLDPDEAEELRRKSVGVSLRDAEAILDAVPGVQRVAPRAAIDVWSVVAEGAVTDAAVFGVGDGHAALAGLQVQEGRFLDPLDIRDHAQVGVIGPGVRQRLFGYGEAVGQLLKVNDVWLEVVGVLAPEGAESDSFQGVAVSSTADTVYVPVSTALRKFERDPVAAPLSELVVELAEPGAARTAARAIDTLLQRLHAGVDDYQLVVPEALLEQSRKTQRLFNLVMGCIAGISLLVGGIGIMNTLLATVLERTREIGVRRAVGARRRDVLTQFLAEAFALSAVGALAGILLGVIISRIIAASAGWPTVVTLGSILLAAGVAVAVGIASGLYPARRAAALDPIESLRYE